One window of Littorina saxatilis isolate snail1 unplaced genomic scaffold, US_GU_Lsax_2.0 scaffold_1371, whole genome shotgun sequence genomic DNA carries:
- the LOC138955871 gene encoding kelch-like protein 33, protein MTTKPVSSRMAAPSAGLEMFEFLLLFDRATGSPKVNYFMVDPLVPSRLFPKMNTINFPKVKDLVGYRPVVLSNCLYLIGGKDWNHGNFMSGVWKYDPRVNQWMEARPLKIARCRFTVEAVDGYIYVIGGETKNQEVTDSVARYNPLADRWTDVAPLPRARADHASCILNGRIYVSGGISNLKHQCSNVFW, encoded by the exons ATGACGACGAAGCCGGTGAGCAGCAGAATGGCCGCGCCGTCAGCGGGGCTAGAGATGTTCGAGTTCCTTCTGCTGTTTGACCGTGCCACAGGTAGTCCCAAGGTCAACTACTTCATGGTCGACCCCTTGGTTCCCTCGCGCCTCTTTCCCAAGATGAACACCATCAACTTTCCAAAG GTCAAAGATCTGGTTGGCTATCGCCCCGTGGTGCTCAGCAACTGCTTGTACCTGATTGGTGGAAAGGACTGGAACCATGGTAACTTCATGTCGGGCGTGTGGAAATACGACCCTCGCGTCAACCAATGGATGGAGGCCAGGCCTCTCAAGATCGCCAGGTGTCGCTTCACCGTGGAGGCTGTCGATGGTTACATTTACGTCATAG GCGGGGAAACGAAGAACCAGGAGGTTACGGACTCAGTTGCACGCTACAATCCTTTGGCGGACCGCTGGACCGACGTTGCCCCCTTGCCGCGCGCACGCGCAGACCACGCTTCCTGTATCCTTAATGGCCGCATCTACGTTTCCGGTGGCATCAGCAACCTCAAGCATCAGTGTTCCAATGTGTTCTGGTGA